In Pantoea agglomerans, the genomic stretch AGCAGGTTCTGGCGCGACAGGATCAGCGCGGTCGGGCCGTGATGGCGCTCAATCGCGGCTTTCCACGCCACCGCCGTCTCTACCTGGTCGCAGGGCCGCCAGGTGCTGAAGTTCGGCGTCAGGCGCAGGCTGGCGAGCTGTTCAACCGGCTGGTGCGTCGGGCCATCTTCGCCGAGGCCGATGGAGTCATGGGTATAGACCATAATCTGGCGCGCCTTCATCAGCGCCGCCATACGCGCGGCGTTGCGCGCATACTCCACGAACATCAGGAAGGTTGCGGTATAGGGAACGAAGCCGCCGTGGTGCGCGATGCCGTTGGCGATAGCGGTCATCCCGAACTCGCGCACGCCGTAGTGAATATAGTTGCCCGCCGGATCCTCTTTAATCGGCTTCGAACCTGACCAGATGGTGAGGTTGCTTGGCGCAAGGTCCGCTGAACCGCCCAGCAGCTCCGGCAGCAGCGAGCCGAGATGCTCCAGCGTATTTTGCGACGCTTTGCGGCTGGCGATCTTCTGCGGATTAGCCTGCAGCTCGGTGATAAATTTGTGGGTTTCTTTTTCCCACGTCGACGGCATTTCGCCGTTCATGCGGCGCTGATACTCTTCAGCCAGCTCCGGATGCGCCTGTTTATAGGCTGCCAGCTTGTCGTTCCAGGCGCGCTCGCGCTCGGCACCCGCCTCTTTGGCGTCCCACTGCTGGTAGATCTCCTGCGGGATTTCAAAGGGAGCAGAGGTCCAGCCCAGCTCTTTACGCGCCAGCGCCACTTCCGCGTCGCCCAGCGCCGCGCCGTGCGACTCCTCTTTACCGGCTTTGTTCGGGGAACCAAACCCGATAATGGTGCGGCAGATAATCAGCGACGGCTTGTCGGTAACGCTCTGCGCCTCTTTAATGGCGCGGCTTACCGCCTCGGCGTCGTGACCGTCGATCTCGCCGACGACGTGCCAGTTATAGGCTTCGAAGCGCTTATGGGTGTCGTCGGTGAACCAGCCTTCGGTTTCGCCGTCGATTGAGATGCCGTTGTGGTCGTAGAAGCCGATCAGCTTGCCGAGACCCAGCGTGCCCGCCAGCGAGCAGACTTCGTGGGAGATCCCCTCCATCAGGCAGCCGTCGCCCATAAACACATAGGTAAAGTGGTCGACAATATCGTGACCCGGACGGTTAAACTGCGCGCCCAGCGTGCGTTCGGCAATTGCCAGACCCACGGCGTTAGCCAGCCCCTGGCCCAGCGGGCCGGTGGTGGTCTCCACGCCTGGCGTATAGCCGATTTCCGGGTGGCCTGGGGTTTTAGAGTGCAGCTGACGGAAGTTCTTCAGCTCTTCCATCGGCAGATCGTAGCCGGTGAGGTGCAGCAGGCTATAGAGCAGCATCGAGCCGTGGCCGTTAGAGAGAATAAAACGGTCGCGGTCGGCCCATGCCGGGTTAGTCGGGTTGTGTTTCAGGTAGTCGCGCCACAGCACTTCGGCGATGTCCGCCATGCCCATCGGCATGCCCGGGTGACCTGAGTTCGCTTTCTGTACCGCATCCATACTTAACGCACGAATTGCGTTCGCCAGCTCTCTGCGTGATGACATAGGGTTCTCCCTTCATTGAGCGGAAGTGCGGGCGGGAAACCCGCCCGACGAAATGAAACAGACAAAAACTACAGGCGCGCGGCCAGCACGTCTTCGAGTTTTTGCTGATCGACGGCAAACTGACGGATGCCGTCGGAAAGTTTTTCGACCGCCATCGGATCCTGGTTGTGCTCCCAGCGGAACTCCGCTTCGGAGAGCGAGGCGGGCTGGTGGAAGCCTTCGGTGGAGGGCTCCAGCTTGCGCTCAACCGGCGCATCGCTGTTCTGCAGCTCTTCCAGCAGGTTCGGGGAGATGGTCAGACGGTCGCAGCCCGCCAGCGCGATAATCTGCTCTACTTTACGGAAGCTCGCGCCCATGATGATGGTGCTGTAACGGTGCTTTTTGTAGTAGTCGTAGATGCGGCGCACAGATTTCACGCCCGGGTCTTCATCGACCACATAGGGATCGAGCGGCTTGCGGCTGTTGTACCAGTCATAGATACGGCCAACGAACGGCGAAATCAGGAAGACGCCCGCTTCCGCGCAGGCGCGCGCCTGGGCAAAGGAGAAGAGCAGCGTCAGGTTGCAGTGGATGCCGTTTTTCTCCAGCTCTTCGGCCGCTTTAATGCCTTCCCAGGTAGACGCCAGCTTGATCAGAATGCGCGAACGGTCAATGCCGTGCTCTTCATACAGGCGAACCAGTTTTTCCGCTTTGGTCACGCACATGCCACGATCGAAAGAGAGGCGCGCATCTACTTCGGTCGAAACACGGCCCGGTACGCTTTTCAGGATCTCCATACCGAGGTTAATAGCGACTTTGTCGCTGGCGTTGATAATCTGCGTCTCTTTGCTGCCGCCCTGCTTTTTCGCATAGTCGATGGCGTCGTCGATCAGGTGCTTGTAGCCTTCGAGGCCGGCAGCTTTCAGGATCAGGGAAGGGTTGGTGGTCGCATCTTCAGGATGGTAGTTGCGAATGGATTCGATATCGCCGCTGTCCGCCACAACGGTTGTAAACTGTTTTAATGCCTCTAGCTGGTTCATCTTTTAACTCCTTGATGAGCAATTCTTTATTGCGAATGATTTCACCCTGCAACACAGTGCATCAGGCGTTCGATGATGAAAATACTCTTTTTCTGATTATTGCGATGGGTTGAACTCATCGGGGCCCCGCGCGACGAAAACAGCGTGACGTCAAACAGGGAGAGCCTGCTGCAACATCCTGTCAGCCAGCCGGGGGGCGAAAATCGCGCATCACAAAGGTTAGCAGAACTGACGGGTTCTGCCGGGTTAACCGCACTTTCCGCCCTGTGCCACCTTTACGCACCGAACTCTCTTATCGCGATCGCCCCAACGTTTTCCTTTCAGCCAGCCTTTTATACTGCCAGCGCACCGAAGCTGAAAAAGGAACCGACAATGGACGACCAACTCAAGCAGAGCGCGCTCGATTTTCATCAGTTTCCCACCCCGGGCAAAATCCAGGTTTCCCCCACCAAACCGCTCGCCACCCAGCGCGATCTGGCACTGGCCTATTCGCCCGGCGTCGCGGCCCCTTGCCTCGAGATCGCACAGGATCCGCTGGCGGCGCATAAATATACCGCGCGCGGCAATCTGGTGGCGGTGATCTCCAACGGCAGCGCGGTGCTGGGGCTGGGCAATATCGGCGCGCTGGCGGGCAAGCCGGTAATGGAAGGCAAGGGGGTGCTGTTCAAGAAGTTCGCCGGTATCGACGTCTTCGATATCGAAATCGACGAGCAGGACCCCGATCGGCTAATCGACGTTATCGCCGCGCTGGAGCCGACCTTTGGCGGCATCAACCTCGAGGATATCAAGGCGCCGGAGTGCTTCTATATTGAGCAGCAGCTGCGCCAGCGCATGAAGATCCCGGTATTCCATGACGACCAGCACGGCACGGCGATTATCTGCACCGCCGCCGTGCTCAACGGGCTGCGCATCGTAAAGAAAGCGATTAGCGAGGTGCGGCTGGTGGTCTCAGGCGCAGGCGCCTCGGCCATCGCCTGTCTCAATCTGCTGGTGGCGCTCGGCATGCAGAAGCGCAACATTGTGGTCTGCGATTCGAAAGGGGTGATCTACCGCGATCGCGATGCGGGCATGACGCCCACTAAAGCCGCCTACGCCGTCGAGGATAGCGGCGCGCGCAGGCTGGAGGAGGTGATAGCGGACGCGGATATTTTCCTCGGCTGCTCCGGGCCGCGCGTGCTGACGCCGGAGATGGTGCAAAAGATGGCGCGCGATCCGCTGATTCTGGCGCTGGCCAACCCCGAGCCGGAAATTATGCCGCCGCTGGCGAAGGCGGTGCGCCCCGACGCCATTATCTGCACCGGCCGCTCCGACTTTCCTAATCAGGTTAACAACGTGCTCTGCTTCCCCTTTATCTTTCGCGGCGCGCTCGACGTCGGGGCGACCAGCATTAACGAGGAGATGAAGCTGGCGGCGGTACACGCCATCGCCGCGCTGGCGCAGGCGGAGCAGAGCGATGTGGTCGCCTCCGCCTATGACGATCAGGATCTCAGCTTCGGCCCGGACTATCTGATACCTAAACCTTTCGATCCGCGCTTGATCGTGGAGATTGCCCCGGCGGTGGCGCGCGCCGCGATGGAGTCGGGTGTGGCGACCCGTCCCGTCGAGGATTTCGACGCCTACCGCGAGAAGCTGACCGAGTTCGTCTATAAAACCAATCTGTTTATGAAGCCGATCTTCTCTCAGGCGCGCAAAGCGCCGAAGCGCGTGGTGCTGGCGGAAGGTGAAGAGGCGCGCGTGCTGCACGCCACCCAGGAGCTGGTGACGCTCGGGCTGGCGCGCCCGATTCTGATCGGCCGCCCCAACGTTATCGCAATGCGTTTGCAGAAGCAGGGGCTGAAGATCGAGGCGGGCAGAGATTTCGACGTGGTCAACAACGAATCGGATCCGCGCTTCAAGGCCTACTGGAACGAGTATTACCAGATAATGAAGCGGCGCGGGGTTACGCCCGAGCAGGCGCAGCGCGCGGTGATTGGCAATCCGACGCTAATCGGCGCCATTATGGTACATCGCGGCGAGGCGGACGCGCTGATCTGCGGCACCATCGGCGACTACCGTGAGCACTATGACGTAGTGGAAAAAGTGTTCGGCCTGCGCGACGACGTCAAGGTTGCGGGCGCGATGAACGCGCTGCTGCTGCCCAGCGGCAATACCTTTATCACCGACACCTACGTCAACGAAGACCCCACGGCGGAACAGCTGGCCGATTTGACGCTGCTGGCGGCGGAAACGGTGCGTCGCTTTGGCATCGAGCCGCGCGTCGCGCTGCTGTCGCACTCCAGCTTCGGCACCTCGAACGCGCCGGGGGCGCGTAAGATGCGCGAGGCGCTGGCGATTATTCAGCGCCGCGCGCCGGAACTGGAAGTGGATGGCGAGATGCACGGCGATGCGGCGCTGGTCGAGAGCATTCGCCGCGAGCTGATGCCGGACAGCCCGCTGAAAGGGGCGGCGAACCTGCTGATTATGCCCAACGTCGAAGCAGCGCGCATTAGTTACAACCTGCTTCGCGTCTCCAGCTCGGAGGGCGTCACCGTCGGCCCGGTGCTGATGGGCATCAGCAAGCCGGTGCATGTGCTGACGCGCATCGTGTCGGTCAGGCGAATCGTGAATATGGTGGCGCTGGCGGTCGTCGAGGCGCAAACCGCGCCGTTATAGCCAGTCGCGCACCGGCAAAAAGTCGCGCGTCAGCGCGGCTTCCGGCGAGTCAGGCTTTGGCTGGTAGTCATACTCCCAGCGCACCAGCGGCGGCATCGACATCAGAATGGACTCCGTGCGGCCGCCGGTCTGCAAACCGAAGAGCGTGCCGCGATCCCATACCAGATTGAACTCGACGTAGCGTCCGCGACGATAGAGCTGAAACTGACGCTCGCGCTCGCCCCAGGTGAGCGCCTTACGGCGTTCAACGATTGGCAGGTAGCCGTCGAGGAAGCCGCGGCCCACCGCCTGCATAAAGGCGAAGCTGGTGTCGAAGTCCGGCGTATTGAGATCGTCAAAGAAGAGGCCGCCGATGCCGCGCTGCTCGTCGCGGTGTTTCAGGTAGAAGTAGTCGTCGCACCATTTTTTATAGCGCGGATAAACCTCGTCGCCAAAGGGCTGACAGAGGTCGAAGGCGGTCTGATGCCAGTGTACCGCATCCTCCTCGAAGCCGTAGTAGGGCGTCAGGTCGAAACCGCCGCCGAACCACCACACCGGATCGGCACCCGGCTTTTCGGCGATAAAAAAGCGTACGTTGGCGTGGCTGGTCGGCACGTAGGGGCTGTGCGGATGGATCACCAGCGAGACGCCCATCGCCTCAAAGCTGCGGCCCGCCAGCTCTGGACGGTGCGCCGTCGCCGAGGCGGGCATTTGATCGCCGTGTACGTGGGAAAAGTTAACCCCTGCCTGCTCAAACACCGCACCGTCGCGCAGCACGCGGCTGCGTCCGCCGCCGCCGCCCGGACGCTGCCAGCTGTCTTCAATAAACTGTGCGCCGCCGTCAGCTGCCGCCAGTTGATTACAGATTGTCTCCTGCAGGTTCAGCAGAAAGGCTTTAACGCGGGAAATATCGGGCATGGCACTGGACTCATTACAAAAAAGTGGCGCAATTATACCTGACCATTGCGGCGATCGTACTCATCAAAGTAGCGGGTAATGCCGTCGGCGATCGCCGTGGCGATTTTGCGGCGGAAAGCGTCGGTACCGAGCAGCTGCTCTTCGCGCGGATTGGTAATAAAGGAGGTCTCTACCAGCACTGACGGTATCGACGGCGATTTCAGCACGGCGAAGGCCGCCTGCTCGGTGTGTTCGCTGTGCAGACGATGCACCGGGCGGATCTGATCCAGCACATGTTTGCCCAGCGTCAGGCTGTTGCGGATGGTGTCGGTCTGCACCAGATCGAACAGAATCTGGTTCAGATAGTGATCCTGCTCCTCGACTTTCGCGCCGCCCACTTTATCTGCCGCGTTCTCTTTATCGGAGAGATAGCGCGCCATGGCGCTGCTGGCGCCGCGGTTAGAGAGGGCGAACACCGAAGCGCCGCTGGCCTCGGGGCTGGTAAAGCCGTCGGCGTGAATCGACATAAACAGGTTCGCGCCGTGCTGGTGGGCGATCTCGACCCGCTGGTAGAGCGGAATAAAGTGGTCGCTGTCGCGCGTCAGCCGCACCTCAATGCGCGGATGCGCCTGCAGCAGCTCGCGCACCCGGTTGGCAATCGCCAGCACGATATGTTTCTCTTCCGAGCCTTCACTGCCGACGGCGCCGGAGTCGATGCCGCCGTGACCGGGATCGATCATCACGATGCGTTTGCCGTTTTTCTGCGGCGGCGCAGGCTGCGCATGGCGCGGGCTGACGCGCAGCGGGGCGTTCTCCTCTTTCGCCTGAATCGCGCGTGGAGAGAGTACGGCCAGCGCCAGGCCGGAGAGCAGCAGCTGACGGCGATTGGTAAGGCGCTTGAGCAGAGAAAGTGTGGGCATAGGCTGGTCCATTAGCGGATGATGTGCACAGTGTTATATCGTAACAGTATGCTCGCGGCGAGGGCGGAACCCTTTCAGCCCATTACTTTGTATGTCAGGTTGCTAACAGAAAAATTGCCGGTTTTTGTTCCGCGCTGCGCTAGCCGGGGTTGCACGCGGCGCCGAATGCGTGATAATCAGCAAATTGTGCTTATTTGCAAGGTAAAGAAGATGGAAATCCGCCCCTTCCGCCAGGAAGATTTTGAAGAGGTCATTACGCTCTGGGAGCGTTGCGATTTGTTACGTCCGTGGAACGATCCAGAGCTGGATATCGAACGCAAGATGAACCACGACGCGGACCTCTTTTTGGTTGCGGAAGTGGGCGGCGAAGTGGTCGGTACGCTAATGGGCGGCTATGACGGCCACCGCGGCTCCGCCTACTATCTGGCGGTGCATCCCGACTATCAGGGCCGCGGCTTCGCCAACGCGCTGATGAACCGGCTGGAGAAAAAGCTGATCGCGCGCGGCTGTCCCAAAATCAACCTGATGGTGCGCGAAGAGAACGATCAGGTGGTGGCGTTCTACGAAAAGCTGGATTACGAACCGGTGGATTCGGTGCTGCTT encodes the following:
- the hemF gene encoding oxygen-dependent coproporphyrinogen oxidase — encoded protein: MPDISRVKAFLLNLQETICNQLAAADGGAQFIEDSWQRPGGGGGRSRVLRDGAVFEQAGVNFSHVHGDQMPASATAHRPELAGRSFEAMGVSLVIHPHSPYVPTSHANVRFFIAEKPGADPVWWFGGGFDLTPYYGFEEDAVHWHQTAFDLCQPFGDEVYPRYKKWCDDYFYLKHRDEQRGIGGLFFDDLNTPDFDTSFAFMQAVGRGFLDGYLPIVERRKALTWGERERQFQLYRRGRYVEFNLVWDRGTLFGLQTGGRTESILMSMPPLVRWEYDYQPKPDSPEAALTRDFLPVRDWL
- a CDS encoding GNAT family acetyltransferase; the protein is MEIRPFRQEDFEEVITLWERCDLLRPWNDPELDIERKMNHDADLFLVAEVGGEVVGTLMGGYDGHRGSAYYLAVHPDYQGRGFANALMNRLEKKLIARGCPKINLMVREENDQVVAFYEKLDYEPVDSVLLGKRLIEDREY
- the amiA gene encoding N-acetylmuramoyl-L-alanine amidase AmiA, producing the protein MPTLSLLKRLTNRRQLLLSGLALAVLSPRAIQAKEENAPLRVSPRHAQPAPPQKNGKRIVMIDPGHGGIDSGAVGSEGSEEKHIVLAIANRVRELLQAHPRIEVRLTRDSDHFIPLYQRVEIAHQHGANLFMSIHADGFTSPEASGASVFALSNRGASSAMARYLSDKENAADKVGGAKVEEQDHYLNQILFDLVQTDTIRNSLTLGKHVLDQIRPVHRLHSEHTEQAAFAVLKSPSIPSVLVETSFITNPREEQLLGTDAFRRKIATAIADGITRYFDEYDRRNGQV
- the tal gene encoding transaldolase, yielding MNQLEALKQFTTVVADSGDIESIRNYHPEDATTNPSLILKAAGLEGYKHLIDDAIDYAKKQGGSKETQIINASDKVAINLGMEILKSVPGRVSTEVDARLSFDRGMCVTKAEKLVRLYEEHGIDRSRILIKLASTWEGIKAAEELEKNGIHCNLTLLFSFAQARACAEAGVFLISPFVGRIYDWYNSRKPLDPYVVDEDPGVKSVRRIYDYYKKHRYSTIIMGASFRKVEQIIALAGCDRLTISPNLLEELQNSDAPVERKLEPSTEGFHQPASLSEAEFRWEHNQDPMAVEKLSDGIRQFAVDQQKLEDVLAARL
- the tkt gene encoding transketolase, which gives rise to MSSRRELANAIRALSMDAVQKANSGHPGMPMGMADIAEVLWRDYLKHNPTNPAWADRDRFILSNGHGSMLLYSLLHLTGYDLPMEELKNFRQLHSKTPGHPEIGYTPGVETTTGPLGQGLANAVGLAIAERTLGAQFNRPGHDIVDHFTYVFMGDGCLMEGISHEVCSLAGTLGLGKLIGFYDHNGISIDGETEGWFTDDTHKRFEAYNWHVVGEIDGHDAEAVSRAIKEAQSVTDKPSLIICRTIIGFGSPNKAGKEESHGAALGDAEVALARKELGWTSAPFEIPQEIYQQWDAKEAGAERERAWNDKLAAYKQAHPELAEEYQRRMNGEMPSTWEKETHKFITELQANPQKIASRKASQNTLEHLGSLLPELLGGSADLAPSNLTIWSGSKPIKEDPAGNYIHYGVREFGMTAIANGIAHHGGFVPYTATFLMFVEYARNAARMAALMKARQIMVYTHDSIGLGEDGPTHQPVEQLASLRLTPNFSTWRPCDQVETAVAWKAAIERHHGPTALILSRQNLLQPERSPAQVENIARGGYVLKDSDGTPDIILIATGSEVEITLGAAEKLTADGHKVRVVSLPSTDVFDKQDIAYRESVLPSTVRARVAVEAGIADYWFKYVGIDGKIVGMTTFGESAPAGKLFPAFGFTVENVVAQAESLLKPA
- the maeB gene encoding NADP-dependent oxaloacetate-decarboxylating malate dehydrogenase — its product is MDDQLKQSALDFHQFPTPGKIQVSPTKPLATQRDLALAYSPGVAAPCLEIAQDPLAAHKYTARGNLVAVISNGSAVLGLGNIGALAGKPVMEGKGVLFKKFAGIDVFDIEIDEQDPDRLIDVIAALEPTFGGINLEDIKAPECFYIEQQLRQRMKIPVFHDDQHGTAIICTAAVLNGLRIVKKAISEVRLVVSGAGASAIACLNLLVALGMQKRNIVVCDSKGVIYRDRDAGMTPTKAAYAVEDSGARRLEEVIADADIFLGCSGPRVLTPEMVQKMARDPLILALANPEPEIMPPLAKAVRPDAIICTGRSDFPNQVNNVLCFPFIFRGALDVGATSINEEMKLAAVHAIAALAQAEQSDVVASAYDDQDLSFGPDYLIPKPFDPRLIVEIAPAVARAAMESGVATRPVEDFDAYREKLTEFVYKTNLFMKPIFSQARKAPKRVVLAEGEEARVLHATQELVTLGLARPILIGRPNVIAMRLQKQGLKIEAGRDFDVVNNESDPRFKAYWNEYYQIMKRRGVTPEQAQRAVIGNPTLIGAIMVHRGEADALICGTIGDYREHYDVVEKVFGLRDDVKVAGAMNALLLPSGNTFITDTYVNEDPTAEQLADLTLLAAETVRRFGIEPRVALLSHSSFGTSNAPGARKMREALAIIQRRAPELEVDGEMHGDAALVESIRRELMPDSPLKGAANLLIMPNVEAARISYNLLRVSSSEGVTVGPVLMGISKPVHVLTRIVSVRRIVNMVALAVVEAQTAPL